The Manduca sexta isolate Smith_Timp_Sample1 chromosome 17, JHU_Msex_v1.0, whole genome shotgun sequence genome includes a window with the following:
- the LOC115454465 gene encoding prisilkin-39 produces the protein MAKWIVALALIGCAVAEPPVGYSYSAPSSLYVVGGGHGSSLSSGGHYHPVPVGYQTSEGYSVDPHLLEKVKHIILKDEIQNQAYQSSSSHGHGISSHYGAPAPVYGVPHERIVGIELDHIQQGIQVAQYHQADEGYGYASGYSGYSGGHGGYSSYSAPSVSYTTIGVPSGSYGVPSPSSSYGAPHH, from the exons ATGGCCAAGTGGATC GTCGCCCTCGCTCTGATCGGCTGCGCGGTGGCTGAGCCCCCCGTCGGCTACAGCTACTCGGCGCCATCATCGCTATACGTGGTGGGCGGCGGCCACGGCTCATCGCTCAGCAGCGGTGGCCACTACCACCCCGTGCCCGTCGGCTACCAGACCTCCGAGGGCTACTCCGTCGACCCCCATCTCCTGGAGAAGGTCAAGCACATCATCCTCAAGGATGAGATCCAGAACCAGGCTTACCAATCCTCTTCCTCCCACGGTCACGGAATCTCCTCCCACTACGGTGCCCCCGCGCCCGTCTACGGTGTTCCTCACGAGAGGATCGTAGGCATTGAGCTCGACCACATCCAGCAGGGCATTCAGGTGGCGCAGTACCACCAGGCCGATGAGGGTTACGGTTACGCCAGTGGATATTCCGGCTACTCCGGCGGCCACGGTGGCTACAGCAGCTATTCCGCTCCCTCTGTGAGCTACACCACCATCGGAGTACCGTCCGGATCCTACGGAGTGCCCTCTCCCTCATCCTCCTACGGCGCTCCCCATCATTAA